Genomic DNA from Lactuca sativa cultivar Salinas chromosome 8, Lsat_Salinas_v11, whole genome shotgun sequence:
AAATTTGTGAAAAAGGAAGAGTATTACAATTTACAAGAGGCGTAACAAAGCATGCACCAACGAGCAACCAGCCAATCAATGCAAGGGGACGTTAATGTTTTGCTGGCAAAATCATTATTTCACGGGCCAAGAATAAGATTTCTGatattatatatattacaaataacaaataatataatatataacaTTTTTAATGTATATATGCTAAATGTTAGAAAAAATAATTTGTACCTTTTCATATAGTCTCTATTCACCAAAATAGTCAACAATCCGTGTAGACAGTGGAATCTATGGGAAATGAACAAATGTGCTTCATAATAACTGACTCAATTATATCCGTGTCGTTATTTTCACGCCATAAAATCGTCCGATTTGTCATTGCCGACTCAGTGAGTGACTTAGCTTCTCGTATTGACTCGGATGACGTCACCAGACGAATGGTCTTGAGGGTAAACTCGTTCATGGCGAGACGACTGAGCATACCTGACTCGGTGACTGAGTTCTTTCTTTTATTGTGTGGCTTGCTTGTGGTAGCTCTGACAATCTCCGTCAGCATTGCGGCGGACAACCGTCGGACTCCACGAACTCCACCCATTATGACGGCAGTGTTGATTGTATTTGTTTTTTGATGGGTATTCTCTGAGTTCTTAGGGCGGTGTCTGGCTGAGAGAGGTGGTAATGGTGGCGGTGTTGATGACAAGAAGACTGACTCGGGACTCTGATTTTTTACTCGGTTGAACGGGTCTCCGAGTAGTAAAACTTTCTTTACGTCAACCAGCATCACGTGCTTATAACTCCGGCGAACCCGCCCCAATATCATTGGATAAGACGCCCATCTTCGGAGACTCATCGGAACGTGGTCTACGAACCCGGATAACGAGTTTTCCGGATCAAGCTCGCCGACACCAAAGCCTACAACCGATCCATAACTTATCCGAGTTGACTCAATATGATCAGTTTCACCACAATCATGTAAACTCGAATTATTGGTCTTCAATTTTCCACCCCAGATTGGCTCTCCTTTCTCCCTTACCTTCTTGCCGGATTTCACGAACTGGGTGAGGTCGAAGCTCGCCGGAAAACCCAAAACTTTACTACCGTTGCACAGTTCTGCTTTGTACCTTCCCATGATTTTCAGGAAGAAGTCGTTCTCTTCCAGAATCACATCGTCAAAAGACTGCGGAGTTGAAATCGATGGGAATATAAATACAAGATCGGAATTTGAAGCTAAACCAGACCTGTGAAATGCTCTCAAGAACAATTTAAGATCTTTTGTTGTCACAGACTCTGTAACGTGGCAGAGAAGGAGGTTGTTCATGGCGATTGTTCCTCGTGTATACAGAGTGCCCAATCCTTGTAATGCACGTGAATTTGATCTGGGTGTAGTGTGAGAGTTGGGAAGACGAGATGATATGAAGTTGTTGTTGGGTTCGAAAGTTGAGAGAGTGAAGAGAAGGA
This window encodes:
- the LOC111885619 gene encoding uncharacterized protein LOC111885619: MVLTGKIRKKNDGGGGGGGGGEGWGMDIFLVFFPEEHQQDLNSSTPSSSLSPFRFPTVNTLFKRMNSSHILRRAQSTISICALLIFLMLLLFTLSTFEPNNNFISSRLPNSHTTPRSNSRALQGLGTLYTRGTIAMNNLLLCHVTESVTTKDLKLFLRAFHRSGLASNSDLVFIFPSISTPQSFDDVILEENDFFLKIMGRYKAELCNGSKVLGFPASFDLTQFVKSGKKVREKGEPIWGGKLKTNNSSLHDCGETDHIESTRISYGSVVGFGVGELDPENSLSGFVDHVPMSLRRWASYPMILGRVRRSYKHVMLVDVKKVLLLGDPFNRVKNQSPESVFLSSTPPPLPPLSARHRPKNSENTHQKTNTINTAVIMGGVRGVRRLSAAMLTEIVRATTSKPHNKRKNSVTESGMLSRLAMNEFTLKTIRLVTSSESIREAKSLTESAMTNRTILWRENNDTDIIESVIMKHICSFPIDSTVYTDC